A DNA window from Flammeovirgaceae bacterium contains the following coding sequences:
- a CDS encoding GreA/GreB family elongation factor, whose translation MMTTGQKRIVTLEDYNRLMQLIEPLRVKREMPLHVEHLLARLGNAELVDQQEVGKNIITMNTKMLLKNLSNGREAQITLAYPKEANHLNSRISIFSDIGVSLLGSKRGEVVTWQTPVGQGQFCVEEVLYQPEAAKEFQL comes from the coding sequence ATGATGACGACAGGACAAAAAAGGATTGTTACGCTCGAGGATTACAACCGGTTGATGCAGCTCATAGAACCGCTTCGCGTGAAGCGCGAAATGCCCTTGCATGTGGAACATTTGCTCGCGCGGCTGGGAAATGCCGAATTGGTGGACCAACAGGAGGTAGGCAAGAACATTATTACCATGAACACCAAAATGTTGTTGAAAAACCTTTCCAATGGGAGAGAGGCCCAAATCACCCTGGCCTACCCCAAAGAGGCGAATCATTTGAACTCCAGGATTTCAATATTTTCGGATATAGGCGTATCCCTTTTGGGCAGCAAAAGGGGCGAGGTAGTAACATGGCAGACTCCCGTGGGACAGGGCCAGTTTTGTGTGGAAGAGGTACTGTACCAGCCAGAGGCCGCCAAAGAATTCCAGCTTTAG
- a CDS encoding aminotransferase class III-fold pyridoxal phosphate-dependent enzyme produces MAPTAFQDNLKHTLFAWTKQAGLNPLNIVKTEGVYLHEANGKRIIDFSSQLMNVNIGHGDKRVNEAIIRQMNEVGYVVPAAATEVRGKLGKKIAGVSGEGLNKTFFTLGGAEAIENAIKIARVYTGRAKIISLYRSYHGATHGAFSAGGDPRKHPVGTHQAPNFIHVENPYYYRCPWYSSTPEECGERAAAHMEQIVNYENPDSVAAILLEGESGSSGCIKYPPGYWKKVKAIADKYGILTISDEVMSGFGRTGKWFGVDNHGVVPDIICMAKGLTSGYLPLGGVLVSDKIAHHFDEKALPLGLTYSAHPLSCAAALAVMGIYESDGLFDNAVAMGKYMEGQVEKLKAKHPSIGDFRNTGLLGCIELVKDRKTKEPVTPWNAGPGQMEVTTKIVAKIRELGMFTLVRWNYIFIAPPLIINKSQVDEGLDIISQAVSIADKCCN; encoded by the coding sequence ATGGCCCCAACTGCTTTTCAGGACAACCTCAAACACACCCTGTTTGCATGGACGAAACAGGCCGGCCTCAATCCCCTTAACATAGTCAAAACCGAAGGTGTTTACCTGCATGAAGCCAATGGAAAAAGAATAATTGATTTTTCATCTCAATTGATGAACGTGAACATTGGCCATGGCGACAAAAGGGTAAATGAGGCCATCATACGGCAAATGAACGAGGTGGGCTACGTTGTGCCGGCCGCGGCCACGGAAGTCCGGGGCAAGCTGGGAAAAAAGATTGCCGGGGTTTCGGGGGAAGGGCTGAACAAAACTTTTTTCACCCTGGGGGGTGCCGAGGCCATCGAAAATGCCATAAAGATCGCCAGGGTATATACGGGCAGGGCAAAGATAATTTCGCTCTACCGGTCGTACCATGGCGCCACGCACGGGGCATTCTCGGCAGGTGGCGACCCGCGCAAACACCCGGTGGGCACCCACCAGGCCCCTAATTTCATTCACGTGGAAAACCCCTACTACTATCGGTGCCCCTGGTACAGCAGCACCCCTGAAGAATGTGGCGAGCGGGCGGCCGCGCACATGGAGCAAATAGTGAATTACGAAAACCCCGACAGCGTGGCGGCCATCCTGCTGGAAGGCGAGTCGGGTTCTTCCGGCTGCATCAAGTACCCTCCGGGCTATTGGAAAAAGGTAAAGGCCATTGCCGATAAGTACGGTATCCTTACCATTTCGGACGAGGTCATGAGTGGCTTTGGCCGCACCGGCAAATGGTTTGGCGTGGACAACCATGGGGTGGTGCCGGACATTATTTGCATGGCAAAAGGGCTCACGTCAGGGTACCTTCCCCTGGGAGGAGTGCTCGTAAGCGATAAAATTGCCCATCATTTTGACGAAAAAGCCCTGCCCCTTGGGCTGACCTACTCCGCCCATCCCCTATCCTGTGCGGCCGCATTGGCCGTAATGGGCATTTACGAGAGCGATGGCCTCTTTGACAATGCCGTGGCCATGGGCAAGTACATGGAAGGGCAGGTGGAAAAACTAAAAGCAAAACACCCCAGCATTGGCGATTTCCGAAACACAGGCTTGCTCGGTTGCATTGAATTGGTGAAAGACAGGAAAACCAAAGAACCGGTAACGCCATGGAACGCAGGCCCTGGCCAAATGGAAGTGACCACCAAAATAGTGGCCAAAATCCGGGAGTTGGGCATGTTCACCCTGGTGCGCTGGAATTATATTTTTATTGCCCCTCCCCTTATCATCAACAAAAGCCAGGTGGACGAAGGGCTTGATATCATTTCCCAAGCGGTTTCCATTGCAGACAAATGCTGCAATTAA
- a CDS encoding DUF1905 domain-containing protein, whose translation MGKEKVYAFEGRLATTHGRISHTIIVVPDHIIESLPVSGRVRTKGTVNGTPFALAIQHKKVGSRYFMVGGPLRREARLRSGDPVKVSFWLVDPEQVDIPEELAAVLSQDEEGAKVWKAFTPGEQRGLCHYVNSVKNVDSRIKRALKIVGKAKARQLHLQKQKQKKP comes from the coding sequence ATGGGCAAGGAAAAGGTATATGCTTTTGAGGGCAGGCTAGCCACCACCCATGGCCGCATTTCCCATACCATTATCGTGGTGCCGGACCACATAATTGAATCCCTACCGGTATCGGGCAGGGTGCGGACGAAGGGGACGGTCAATGGCACGCCCTTTGCCCTGGCGATCCAGCACAAAAAGGTTGGGTCCCGGTATTTTATGGTAGGCGGGCCATTGCGCAGGGAGGCCAGGTTACGGTCGGGCGATCCCGTGAAAGTTTCCTTTTGGTTGGTGGATCCGGAACAGGTGGACATACCTGAGGAATTGGCCGCTGTCCTAAGCCAGGATGAAGAAGGGGCTAAAGTTTGGAAGGCGTTTACACCGGGCGAACAGCGTGGGCTATGCCATTACGTCAACTCCGTTAAAAATGTGGACAGCAGGATAAAAAGGGCTTTGAAAATTGTGGGGAAAGCAAAGGCCCGCCAGCTTCACCTGCAAAAGCAGAAACAAAAAAAGCCCTGA
- a CDS encoding glycosyl hydrolase, whose amino-acid sequence MKKSILLFLCLAIFSYTEAQRKKSKSAAAPAPAKTTTLDDHFAPLVWRSIGPYRGGRSVAAVGVVGDPLTYYMGNTGGGVWKTKDAGVTWNNISDGYFKTGSVGAIAVADSDPNVVYVGMGEHAPRGVTTSYGDGVYKSTDAGKTWKHMGLELTRHISDIRVHPNNPDIVYVAAQGALHGAAPERGVYKSTDGGATWNKVLYVDENTGCSDLSMDMTNPRILYAAMWDHRRLPWQVISGGKGSGLYKSTDSGATWEKIEEGLPKELGKMGVSVCRSNPDKVYALVESDTQKELGGLFVSHNGGKSWDRISKDHRLTQRAWYYIEVIADPQNENIVYVLNSPGLKSIDGGKTWTRLSGTHGDYHDLWINPDNNQNLIISNDGGAAISVNQGTTWSTQSNMPTAQFYRVNTDNLFPYHVYGGQQDNSSVKIQSRNVGGYAIDEHNWQSSAGGESAFLAFDPENPRYVMGGSYQGTIELLDYQTGEGKGVMIAPIQYQALQPKDMKYRFNWNAPIVWSKHENAFYHGGNHLLKTKDMGRSWQEISPDLTRHDEGKLGMSGVPYTNEGAGGENYGTLAYIKIHPNEKGVIWTGSDDGLVYLTRDEGKTWTNVTPAGLQECLINSIEVSPHDNATAYIATTRYKFNDFTPAIYKTTDYGKSWTNISNGIPYGAFTRVVREDDVRKDLLYAGTETGFYISYDGGKNWSALQLNLPVVAITDMMIRQGDLVVSTQGRAFWILDDLGLLRQYNPSVSGLQLFQPDDAVRVSGRSAFDKVLEDEDVEQSAPSGTNAPTGVVMYYTLPDGVKDADEVTLKIMDANGDLVRAYSSEKDKDFVSYPGGPQADPVLPKKAGMNRFVWDMRYPTVLGAPKVFIEGSYSGHKASPGKYQATLKLGGQERTVSFNILPHPGIEATAAEYQDQHVTMSAIEKALNEIHGDVNRIASAREQINGLIKILKGKPGTKEVVEAGQALVKNMEEWDAKLVQRKAESNDDIINFVNMLSADYIFLKGELDTNIPYVTQGVKDQLKALDARWQPLKAQYDSFVQKEIVAFNNQCHAANIGKVTLPE is encoded by the coding sequence ATGAAGAAATCCATTCTCCTTTTCCTTTGCCTGGCCATATTTAGCTACACCGAGGCGCAGCGCAAAAAAAGCAAGTCAGCCGCAGCACCGGCTCCCGCCAAAACCACCACCCTGGATGACCACTTTGCCCCGTTGGTATGGCGAAGCATAGGGCCCTACCGGGGCGGAAGGTCGGTGGCCGCGGTAGGCGTGGTAGGCGACCCCCTTACCTATTATATGGGCAATACCGGGGGAGGGGTTTGGAAAACGAAAGATGCCGGGGTGACCTGGAACAATATTTCTGACGGTTATTTCAAAACCGGTTCTGTGGGGGCCATTGCGGTTGCCGACAGTGACCCCAACGTGGTTTATGTTGGAATGGGGGAACACGCCCCCCGCGGGGTAACCACCTCCTATGGCGATGGTGTTTACAAATCCACCGATGCGGGAAAGACCTGGAAGCATATGGGCCTTGAATTGACCCGCCATATTTCCGACATAAGGGTACATCCCAACAACCCCGACATTGTGTATGTGGCCGCACAAGGTGCCCTGCATGGTGCCGCCCCGGAACGGGGGGTGTACAAATCCACAGACGGAGGGGCAACCTGGAACAAGGTTTTGTATGTGGACGAGAACACGGGTTGTTCCGACCTCAGCATGGACATGACGAACCCCCGTATTTTGTACGCGGCCATGTGGGACCACAGAAGGCTCCCCTGGCAGGTAATAAGCGGGGGCAAGGGAAGTGGCCTGTACAAATCCACCGATAGTGGGGCGACCTGGGAAAAAATAGAGGAGGGATTGCCCAAGGAGCTGGGCAAAATGGGCGTTTCCGTTTGCCGTTCCAACCCTGACAAAGTATATGCCCTCGTGGAGAGCGATACGCAAAAAGAGCTTGGCGGACTATTTGTTTCCCACAATGGAGGCAAAAGCTGGGACCGCATCAGCAAAGACCACCGGTTGACACAGCGCGCCTGGTATTACATTGAGGTAATTGCCGACCCCCAGAACGAGAACATTGTATATGTACTCAATTCGCCCGGGCTAAAGTCCATTGACGGTGGCAAAACGTGGACACGCTTGTCGGGGACACATGGCGACTACCATGACCTGTGGATCAACCCTGACAACAACCAAAACCTGATTATTTCCAACGATGGGGGTGCCGCCATTTCCGTCAACCAGGGCACCACCTGGTCCACCCAAAGCAACATGCCCACTGCCCAGTTTTATAGGGTCAACACCGACAACCTGTTCCCCTACCATGTGTACGGTGGCCAGCAAGACAATTCTTCGGTGAAGATACAAAGCCGCAATGTGGGAGGGTATGCCATTGACGAACACAACTGGCAATCGTCTGCAGGGGGCGAAAGCGCTTTTCTCGCCTTCGATCCTGAAAACCCCAGGTATGTAATGGGCGGAAGCTACCAGGGAACCATAGAGTTGTTGGATTACCAAACTGGGGAAGGAAAGGGTGTGATGATCGCCCCCATTCAGTACCAGGCCCTTCAGCCAAAAGACATGAAATACAGGTTTAACTGGAATGCGCCTATTGTGTGGTCCAAACATGAAAATGCCTTTTACCATGGTGGCAACCACCTGTTGAAAACAAAGGACATGGGGCGGTCTTGGCAGGAAATATCACCTGACCTCACGCGTCATGACGAGGGCAAGCTGGGGATGAGCGGTGTGCCCTATACCAATGAAGGGGCAGGGGGCGAAAACTACGGGACCCTTGCCTACATCAAAATCCACCCCAACGAGAAAGGCGTGATCTGGACGGGAAGCGATGATGGGCTGGTGTACCTTACACGGGATGAGGGCAAGACATGGACAAACGTGACCCCTGCCGGGTTGCAGGAATGCCTGATCAACAGTATTGAAGTTTCCCCACACGACAATGCCACCGCCTACATTGCCACTACCCGGTATAAGTTCAACGATTTTACCCCGGCCATTTACAAAACCACCGACTATGGAAAATCCTGGACAAATATTTCCAACGGTATTCCTTATGGTGCCTTTACCCGTGTGGTACGGGAGGACGATGTGCGGAAGGATTTGCTATATGCCGGCACGGAGACCGGGTTTTACATTTCATATGATGGCGGCAAGAACTGGAGTGCCCTGCAGTTGAACTTGCCAGTGGTGGCGATTACGGACATGATGATACGGCAAGGCGACCTCGTGGTGTCCACGCAAGGGAGGGCTTTCTGGATTTTGGACGATCTTGGGTTGTTGCGCCAATATAACCCCTCTGTTTCCGGGCTGCAACTTTTTCAGCCTGACGATGCCGTTAGGGTATCTGGAAGAAGTGCCTTTGACAAGGTGCTGGAAGATGAGGATGTGGAACAAAGCGCGCCCTCAGGAACCAATGCGCCTACAGGCGTTGTGATGTACTACACCCTGCCTGACGGTGTGAAAGATGCCGATGAGGTGACGCTGAAAATCATGGATGCAAATGGCGACCTGGTAAGGGCCTATTCATCGGAAAAAGACAAGGATTTTGTTTCGTACCCCGGTGGCCCCCAGGCCGACCCGGTATTGCCCAAGAAAGCAGGCATGAACCGGTTTGTTTGGGACATGCGCTATCCCACCGTTCTGGGTGCCCCCAAGGTATTTATCGAAGGGAGCTACAGCGGGCACAAGGCATCGCCTGGAAAATACCAGGCCACCCTAAAGTTGGGGGGCCAGGAACGCACCGTTTCCTTCAACATCCTGCCGCACCCCGGCATTGAAGCCACGGCCGCGGAATACCAAGACCAGCATGTGACCATGTCGGCCATTGAAAAAGCCTTAAATGAAATCCATGGGGACGTAAACCGGATCGCTTCTGCCCGCGAACAAATCAATGGTTTGATCAAGATACTGAAAGGGAAGCCCGGCACGAAGGAGGTTGTGGAGGCAGGCCAGGCATTGGTGAAGAATATGGAGGAGTGGGATGCGAAGTTGGTACAGCGAAAAGCGGAGAGCAATGATGACATCATCAACTTTGTGAACATGCTGAGCGCGGATTACATTTTCCTTAAGGGGGAGTTGGATACCAATATTCCTTATGTGACACAGGGGGTAAAAGACCAACTGAAGGCCCTGGACGCGCGGTGGCAGCCGCTTAAGGCCCAATACGATTCATTTGTGCAGAAGGAAATCGTGGCATTCAACAACCAGTGCCATGCGGCCAACATAGGCAAGGTTACCCTGCCAGAATAA
- a CDS encoding oxidoreductase: MKTFFVVLLLHVCFVLPAQPYQLKKVKNNHSASFRGLSVVDDQIAWLGGSNGWVGISTDGAKSWDFAQIEGMENFSIRSVYAFDGKRALVANAGSPANILLTNDGGKTWKNVYANDNEAAFIDGMDFWNEKEGLVFGDAIDGKMLLLRTGDGGLTWSEPQSRPSLNEGEASFAASGTGIRCTGRQKAIIATGGITSRLWATEDKGGTWGTLVPPIVQGENTTGIYSVAIDGPRIIIVGGDYTKPTVSHHNNLYSTDGGTTWATPEEGVHGYRECVEFISKNTLMATGPTGIDISVDGGNHWQPLSDEEGFHVLRKARKGTLIIVAGNNGQISIVQKEN, encoded by the coding sequence ATGAAAACATTCTTTGTTGTATTGCTGCTCCATGTTTGCTTTGTGCTGCCCGCACAGCCTTACCAACTGAAAAAAGTCAAAAACAACCACAGTGCTTCTTTTAGGGGCCTGTCCGTAGTGGACGACCAAATCGCCTGGCTGGGCGGAAGCAACGGATGGGTAGGGATTTCCACCGATGGGGCCAAGTCATGGGATTTTGCACAAATCGAGGGGATGGAAAACTTTAGCATCAGGTCCGTTTACGCTTTTGACGGTAAGAGGGCCTTGGTGGCCAATGCAGGCTCTCCCGCCAATATTCTCTTGACGAATGATGGCGGAAAAACATGGAAAAACGTATATGCCAACGATAACGAAGCGGCCTTTATTGATGGGATGGATTTTTGGAACGAAAAGGAAGGCCTGGTTTTTGGCGATGCCATTGATGGAAAAATGCTTCTCCTACGTACCGGTGACGGAGGCCTTACCTGGTCAGAACCGCAAAGCCGTCCTTCACTAAACGAAGGCGAGGCCTCTTTTGCCGCCAGCGGTACTGGCATCAGGTGCACCGGCCGGCAGAAAGCCATTATCGCCACGGGGGGCATCACCTCAAGGCTTTGGGCAACAGAAGACAAAGGTGGCACCTGGGGCACCCTTGTGCCCCCCATTGTGCAAGGGGAAAATACCACCGGTATATACTCGGTGGCCATTGACGGGCCCAGGATAATTATTGTGGGCGGGGATTACACCAAGCCTACTGTAAGCCACCACAACAACCTGTACTCTACCGATGGCGGCACCACGTGGGCCACCCCTGAAGAGGGCGTGCACGGCTACCGCGAATGTGTTGAATTCATATCGAAAAATACGCTAATGGCCACTGGCCCCACCGGTATTGATATATCCGTTGACGGTGGCAACCATTGGCAACCCCTGTCCGATGAAGAGGGTTTTCATGTACTTCGCAAAGCGAGAAAGGGAACGCTTATAATTGTGGCAGGCAACAACGGGCAGATAAGCATTGTGCAAAAGGAAAATTGA
- a CDS encoding chloride channel protein: protein MKPYKLPSIRKEFDFRLAGRWLFYGLIVGIISGLGAVVFQSLLQILNEYALIDWMGLSPGHPGGEVPFFKLATGAYNPFLVVLVPAVGGLLAGLIIYYFAPEAEGHGTDEAIKAFHHKRGVIRPAVPIVKLFASIITIGSGGSGGREGPIAQIGAGFGSFLSMRLGLDVRTRRWLLAAGMGAGIGSIFRAPLAGAIFAAEVLYSSAEVESEVILPAAVSSIIAYSVYSFRFGFDHIFTNVGQHGFSNPLELVPYTLEAFVLALAALLFVKTFYGVRKLFAGWGIPKILKPAIGGAVTGLIALLLIEVTHDFQYVVSVMGGGYGILQEIFQNGIAHVGLLVLLLVGLGKIATTSFTIGAGGSAGVFGPSMVIGGTLGAASGYVLQFVFPGLTLYPSTFAIVGMAGFFAAAANTPLSTIIMVSELTGNYELLLPSMWVCSISYMVARKWSIYESQVPSKVYSQAHYGEYAHDIFETTLVNEAYKKGRNVDTLPPATKGEEIIKLMTEKRQRIFPVVDEEKNIVGTFTTTDITRMLLEGRETGVTARDLMQVALLEIGPGESIRKAQQVMMDNQVEELLVVDDHMQPPAILGVVTAADIIRTYNRKLAELKFGNSRSEALPGDQAVLGNLTLKNVIEKGLMTISPNAKLGDLVKVITRSKRNIFPVVDGQRKFCGIVLLNEVRGIMFDVEKYDKIKVGEIMGTPPDVVNIDDDMGTVLDKFERTNAWNLPVVDRYDRYRGLVSKSTIFSAYRSQLLLRSEAG, encoded by the coding sequence ATGAAACCCTATAAGCTTCCGTCAATCCGCAAGGAGTTTGATTTTAGGCTTGCCGGGAGATGGCTTTTTTATGGCTTGATTGTCGGTATTATCAGTGGCCTTGGTGCGGTGGTGTTCCAAAGCCTACTTCAAATACTTAACGAATACGCCCTGATAGACTGGATGGGCCTTAGCCCCGGCCATCCCGGGGGCGAGGTTCCCTTTTTTAAATTGGCCACGGGGGCGTACAATCCTTTCTTGGTGGTGCTTGTCCCGGCCGTGGGCGGGCTGCTGGCGGGGCTAATTATATATTATTTTGCGCCCGAAGCGGAAGGCCATGGCACCGATGAGGCCATAAAAGCCTTTCACCATAAGCGCGGGGTCATTCGGCCGGCCGTTCCCATTGTAAAATTGTTTGCTTCCATCATTACCATAGGGTCGGGCGGGTCCGGTGGCAGGGAAGGACCTATCGCACAAATTGGCGCAGGCTTCGGAAGTTTCCTGTCCATGCGGTTGGGGTTGGACGTGCGCACGAGGCGCTGGCTGTTGGCCGCGGGCATGGGTGCTGGGATCGGAAGCATATTCAGGGCGCCCCTGGCGGGGGCCATTTTTGCGGCCGAGGTGTTGTACTCCTCTGCCGAAGTGGAGTCTGAAGTGATCCTTCCTGCGGCCGTATCATCCATCATTGCTTACTCGGTTTATTCTTTTCGATTTGGGTTTGACCATATTTTTACCAACGTAGGCCAGCATGGATTTTCCAACCCGTTGGAACTGGTCCCTTATACCCTTGAAGCTTTTGTGCTGGCGTTGGCCGCCCTTCTGTTTGTCAAAACCTTTTATGGGGTAAGGAAACTTTTTGCCGGGTGGGGCATTCCCAAGATACTGAAACCCGCCATAGGGGGAGCTGTCACCGGCCTTATTGCCTTGCTGCTCATTGAGGTGACCCATGATTTTCAATATGTGGTGAGCGTCATGGGCGGTGGATATGGCATCCTGCAGGAGATATTTCAAAACGGGATTGCCCACGTTGGCCTGCTGGTGTTGTTGCTGGTTGGCCTTGGCAAGATAGCCACCACCTCGTTTACCATTGGGGCGGGAGGGAGCGCGGGCGTGTTTGGCCCTTCCATGGTTATAGGCGGTACGCTTGGTGCCGCCTCCGGATATGTGCTGCAGTTCGTATTCCCCGGGCTCACCCTTTACCCTTCTACTTTTGCCATTGTGGGGATGGCCGGCTTTTTTGCCGCTGCCGCCAACACGCCATTGTCCACCATCATTATGGTGAGCGAGCTTACCGGCAACTACGAATTGTTGCTCCCCAGTATGTGGGTATGTTCCATCTCTTATATGGTGGCCCGCAAGTGGAGCATCTACGAAAGCCAGGTTCCCAGCAAAGTGTACTCGCAGGCCCATTACGGTGAATATGCCCATGATATTTTTGAAACAACACTTGTGAACGAAGCCTACAAAAAGGGCAGGAACGTGGACACTTTGCCCCCCGCTACAAAAGGCGAGGAGATCATAAAGCTTATGACGGAAAAGCGGCAGCGTATTTTCCCGGTAGTGGACGAGGAAAAAAACATTGTTGGTACGTTCACCACCACCGATATCACGCGCATGTTGCTCGAAGGAAGGGAGACGGGCGTTACGGCCAGGGACTTGATGCAGGTGGCGCTGCTGGAGATCGGCCCGGGGGAAAGCATTCGCAAGGCCCAACAAGTGATGATGGACAACCAGGTGGAGGAGTTGCTGGTCGTGGACGACCATATGCAGCCGCCTGCCATCCTTGGCGTGGTGACCGCTGCCGATATTATAAGGACCTACAACCGCAAACTCGCGGAGTTGAAATTTGGGAATTCCAGGTCCGAGGCCCTGCCCGGTGACCAGGCCGTGCTGGGCAACCTCACCCTGAAAAATGTTATCGAAAAAGGGTTGATGACGATATCCCCCAATGCCAAGTTGGGGGATCTGGTAAAGGTCATCACCCGGTCAAAGCGCAACATTTTCCCCGTGGTTGACGGGCAAAGGAAGTTTTGTGGCATTGTCCTGCTCAATGAGGTACGGGGGATTATGTTCGATGTGGAAAAATATGATAAAATAAAGGTGGGCGAAATCATGGGCACTCCCCCAGACGTAGTCAACATTGATGATGACATGGGCACGGTGCTGGACAAGTTTGAACGCACCAATGCCTGGAACCTGCCGGTAGTGGACCGCTACGACCGGTACCGGGGGCTGGTCTCCAAGTCCACCATTTTTTCTGCATACAGAAGCCAGTTATTGTTGAGGTCGGAGGCAGGGTGA
- a CDS encoding nucleotidyl transferase AbiEii/AbiGii toxin family protein, whose translation MNFSLVGGTALSLLYGHRKSIDLDLFSNKTFDNQEITQALEGNFKDTFDIRSSHPNFGIFCFVNDIKVDLIRHPHPLIRPVNHIDGIRMFSTEDIIAMKVQAVLGRGTKKDFWDIAELLNHFPVTDFVNFHKEKYATQNLLITVPQAIAYFADAEGGEDPISLKKQTWEGVKKSINLKVRAYLT comes from the coding sequence ATGAATTTTTCATTAGTGGGTGGCACCGCACTCTCACTTCTATATGGCCATAGGAAATCCATTGACTTGGATTTATTTTCAAACAAAACTTTCGACAATCAAGAAATAACCCAGGCGCTTGAAGGTAATTTCAAGGACACATTTGACATTAGGTCATCCCATCCAAACTTTGGCATATTCTGTTTTGTCAATGACATCAAGGTTGATCTGATCCGCCACCCCCATCCCTTGATACGGCCCGTCAACCACATCGATGGCATCCGTATGTTTTCAACAGAAGACATCATAGCCATGAAAGTGCAAGCGGTATTGGGGAGGGGGACAAAAAAAGATTTTTGGGACATAGCAGAATTGTTAAATCATTTTCCGGTCACTGACTTTGTGAACTTTCATAAAGAAAAATACGCCACTCAAAACCTGTTGATCACCGTGCCGCAGGCGATTGCCTATTTTGCCGATGCGGAAGGGGGCGAAGATCCCATAAGCCTAAAAAAACAAACTTGGGAAGGGGTAAAAAAATCGATTAATTTGAAGGTAAGGGCATATTTAACCTAG
- a CDS encoding HTH domain-containing protein translates to MSTADKILQILENSKEVRINDLVGTLGTSRQMVHRAMKQLLEKGLVAKVKTAPRTSYKAVAKHKATSTKPLFHKRIFWDVDFENIDYDSKADFVIARVFERGDVEDIRNCRRYYGDEKVAEVLLNVKFLPLHTLYLASAVIDKPIEDFRCYTQRQSNPIPFPY, encoded by the coding sequence ATGTCCACAGCGGATAAAATCCTGCAAATCCTCGAAAACTCGAAAGAAGTAAGGATAAACGACCTGGTGGGGACGCTTGGCACTTCCAGGCAAATGGTGCACCGGGCGATGAAGCAGCTATTGGAAAAAGGCCTGGTAGCGAAAGTAAAAACGGCCCCCAGAACGAGTTACAAAGCGGTTGCTAAACACAAGGCAACTTCCACCAAGCCCCTATTTCACAAACGGATCTTCTGGGATGTGGACTTTGAAAATATTGACTATGACAGCAAGGCCGATTTTGTGATCGCGCGTGTATTCGAGCGCGGTGATGTGGAGGATATCCGAAACTGCCGGAGGTACTATGGCGATGAGAAAGTCGCGGAGGTCCTTTTGAACGTAAAATTCCTACCGCTTCATACTTTGTACTTGGCCAGTGCCGTAATTGACAAACCTATCGAGGATTTTAGATGCTACACACAAAGACAGTCGAACCCAATACCTTTTCCTTACTGA